In the Mycoplasmoides gallisepticum genome, one interval contains:
- the topA gene encoding type I DNA topoisomerase, protein MTNHSSKILVIESPNKVKTIKKYLTDDYEIVATVGHIRDLPKYTLGFNTEDFVPKWEIIQEKKPAKGVSATKKAKTVKKAVKNKKEIIDELVDKAKKADEIYLATDPDREGEAISWHVYDVLKEKGVNVNKCKRIIFNEISEKAVKNAIANPREIQKDWVSSQITRRRLDRLIGFKLSSLMKSKINADSAGRVQSIALKFITEREELINKFVPRFWWTLDVILKDGTELMLRKIDEKLKDKLGFKELEEVSGIDFNTKEDAELVKQHLSDKYRVYAIDTPKLKSSYPKEVYKTSTLQQDAINKLKWRSMKITSVAQELYEGVTIDDEQIALISYPRTDSTRLSPEYGKTVLDFVAKTYGKDYVATQSQLNGETKANKKQKAKVQDAHEAIHPIDISITPDSVKNKISSDQYSLYKLIWTRTVAHYMAAAVYELVNIRFINNNNKFYAVNNTLKFDGYKKIYTHYDDKDHLRKLDLNHFAIDKEFEAKDVLLNEHQTKPPARFTQATLIEALETEGIGRPSTYSTILDIVLKRNYAELVNGRYYKTTDLGQKLAFELDKNFPTIINKEFTKNMETTLDEIAQGTVNDVSYLQAFWNDFSEVLNEAKTNIVKKVEYIEGKNCPNCSSQLVRREGRYGPFVGCSNFPKCKFIEKSEQKAKEIVYEEGVKCELCHAKLIRRVAKKKGRNKDNTFLGCSNFPKCKYTKSLEPEKDETIRDSTII, encoded by the coding sequence ATGACGAATCATAGCTCAAAGATTTTAGTGATCGAGTCACCAAATAAGGTAAAAACGATCAAGAAGTATTTAACTGACGACTATGAAATTGTTGCAACAGTTGGTCATATTCGCGATTTACCAAAATACACATTAGGATTTAACACAGAAGACTTTGTTCCGAAATGAGAGATCATTCAAGAAAAAAAACCAGCTAAAGGAGTAAGTGCAACTAAAAAAGCTAAAACTGTTAAAAAAGCTGTTAAGAACAAAAAAGAGATCATCGATGAATTGGTAGATAAAGCTAAAAAAGCCGACGAAATTTATTTAGCAACCGACCCTGATCGTGAAGGTGAGGCGATCTCTTGACACGTATATGATGTCTTAAAAGAAAAAGGTGTTAACGTTAATAAGTGTAAACGGATTATCTTTAATGAAATTAGTGAAAAAGCAGTAAAAAATGCGATTGCCAATCCCAGAGAGATCCAAAAAGATTGAGTTAGTTCGCAAATTACTAGAAGAAGACTTGATCGTTTAATTGGGTTTAAACTATCAAGTTTAATGAAATCTAAGATTAATGCTGATTCTGCTGGAAGAGTGCAATCGATTGCGCTTAAGTTTATTACTGAGCGTGAAGAATTAATTAATAAGTTCGTACCACGATTTTGATGAACTTTAGATGTGATTCTTAAAGATGGCACAGAACTGATGTTACGTAAGATTGATGAGAAACTTAAAGATAAGTTAGGATTCAAAGAACTTGAAGAAGTCAGTGGGATCGATTTCAATACTAAAGAAGATGCTGAGCTAGTTAAACAACACTTATCTGATAAGTATCGTGTTTATGCGATTGATACGCCTAAACTAAAAAGTTCATACCCAAAAGAAGTTTATAAGACATCAACTTTACAACAAGATGCAATTAATAAATTAAAGTGAAGATCAATGAAGATTACTTCTGTAGCTCAAGAGCTATATGAAGGGGTAACTATTGATGATGAACAGATTGCTTTAATCTCTTACCCAAGAACTGATAGTACCCGTCTTAGTCCAGAATATGGTAAGACTGTTTTAGATTTTGTTGCCAAAACGTATGGTAAAGATTACGTAGCAACTCAATCACAACTAAATGGTGAAACTAAAGCAAATAAAAAGCAAAAAGCCAAAGTGCAAGATGCACATGAAGCGATCCACCCAATTGATATTTCAATCACCCCAGATTCTGTTAAAAACAAGATTAGTAGTGATCAATACAGTTTGTACAAACTGATCTGAACTAGAACTGTAGCTCATTATATGGCAGCTGCTGTTTATGAACTTGTTAATATTCGTTTTATTAATAACAACAATAAGTTCTATGCGGTGAACAATACCTTAAAGTTTGATGGTTATAAAAAGATTTATACCCATTACGATGATAAGGATCATCTAAGAAAGTTAGATTTAAATCACTTTGCTATTGACAAAGAATTTGAAGCTAAGGATGTTTTACTAAACGAACACCAAACCAAACCACCAGCAAGATTTACCCAAGCTACTTTAATTGAAGCGCTTGAAACTGAAGGGATCGGTCGTCCTAGTACGTATTCAACGATCCTTGATATCGTTTTAAAAAGAAACTATGCCGAATTAGTAAACGGTCGGTATTATAAAACCACGGATTTAGGTCAAAAGTTAGCATTTGAACTAGATAAGAATTTCCCAACGATCATCAATAAAGAATTTACTAAAAACATGGAAACAACTTTAGATGAGATCGCACAAGGAACGGTTAATGATGTTAGCTATCTTCAAGCGTTTTGAAACGATTTCTCTGAAGTTTTAAATGAAGCTAAAACTAATATCGTTAAAAAAGTTGAATACATCGAAGGCAAAAACTGTCCTAACTGTAGTTCACAGTTAGTAAGACGAGAAGGTCGATATGGTCCGTTTGTGGGTTGTTCTAATTTCCCGAAATGTAAATTTATTGAGAAGTCTGAACAAAAAGCAAAAGAGATCGTTTATGAAGAAGGGGTTAAGTGTGAATTATGTCACGCAAAACTTATTCGTAGAGTGGCTAAGAAAAAAGGGCGAAATAAGGATAACACCTTTTTAGGTTGTTCTAATTTCCCTAAATGTAAGTACACAAAAAGTCTAGAACCTGAAAAAGACGAGACAATTCGAGATTCAACAATAATTTAG
- a CDS encoding ribulose-phosphate 3-epimerase has product MSDLLFSILPMLNDYDQNKLASYKQLGLNKIHYDVMDEFVNNKAFDERYVDNLKDLGYQINVHLMVNKVANHILVYAKTRCDQISFHVEPLANNKQLINKYLAYIKTNNKKAGLAFKFNTDVNDYLDQIKLVDYVTLMSVEPGAGGQAFNPLVYRNIAKLIKFNPKLEIEIDGGINLEKAIELKGLVSGFVSGSYFYQLSDQSKLEMLEKIRAFS; this is encoded by the coding sequence ATGAGCGATTTATTATTTTCGATCTTGCCAATGCTTAATGACTATGATCAAAATAAATTAGCTAGTTACAAGCAGTTAGGCTTGAATAAGATCCATTACGATGTAATGGATGAGTTTGTTAACAACAAAGCGTTTGATGAACGCTATGTTGATAATCTAAAAGATTTAGGTTATCAGATCAATGTTCATTTAATGGTTAATAAGGTGGCTAATCACATCTTGGTTTATGCCAAAACCAGATGTGATCAGATTAGTTTTCACGTTGAGCCATTGGCTAATAATAAGCAACTAATCAATAAGTATTTAGCTTATATTAAAACGAACAATAAAAAAGCAGGTTTGGCCTTTAAATTTAATACAGACGTTAATGATTATTTAGATCAGATTAAATTAGTTGATTATGTCACATTAATGTCAGTTGAACCAGGAGCTGGAGGTCAAGCTTTTAACCCTTTAGTGTATCGCAATATTGCCAAATTAATCAAGTTTAATCCCAAACTTGAGATTGAGATCGATGGTGGAATTAACTTAGAAAAAGCGATTGAACTAAAAGGTTTAGTCTCTGGTTTTGTTTCAGGTTCTTACTTTTATCAGTTATCAGATCAAAGTAAGTTAGAGATGCTTGAAAAGATTCGCGCTTTTAGTTAA
- a CDS encoding glucose-6-phosphate isomerase has translation MIKLTFNLIKGLDYKKLDKNYQAKLDEIFSQLKNKKTPSANMLGWIDYVDQDHTKIYKSIDNKITEWDKLKVTDVVVIGIGGSFTGIKAILDVVAYLPSEQKRQIHFIRSLSENSFLKILEEVKDKNWGIVVISKSGTTLEPSVGFKLFREALYKQYGEQAQKRIVAITDPKKGVLHDIAVKNKYEMLPIYSDIGGRFSTITPSGLLVAGLVGADYKQLIEGAKKAKADLFASSELKKNSAYTYAALRHYLYTEMKKDVEIAITYEEQHEYLMLQHRQLFGESEGKSLNSLFPTYSVFTTDLHSMGQLYQDGKKIFFETVFSFEKANKNKLKLKNSEFNNDDQLDYLTKKSVNQLNYVACEATKQAHASAGVPIIEIDVKENSAYGFGYLYFWLCVATSVSALLLGHDPYNQPGVENYKQRMFKLL, from the coding sequence ATGATTAAATTAACCTTCAACCTTATTAAAGGTTTAGACTATAAAAAATTAGATAAAAACTATCAAGCTAAACTTGATGAAATTTTTAGTCAATTAAAAAATAAAAAGACACCAAGTGCTAATATGTTAGGTTGGATCGATTATGTTGATCAAGACCACACCAAGATCTATAAGAGTATTGATAATAAGATTACTGAATGAGATAAATTAAAAGTAACAGATGTTGTTGTTATTGGGATCGGTGGATCGTTTACAGGGATTAAAGCGATCTTAGATGTTGTTGCTTATTTACCTAGTGAACAAAAAAGACAGATTCACTTTATTCGCAGTTTAAGTGAAAATTCATTCTTAAAAATATTAGAGGAAGTTAAGGATAAAAACTGGGGAATTGTTGTGATCTCTAAATCAGGAACAACTTTAGAACCTTCAGTTGGTTTTAAACTGTTCCGTGAAGCTTTATACAAACAATATGGGGAACAAGCACAAAAAAGAATTGTTGCGATTACTGATCCTAAAAAAGGTGTGCTTCACGATATAGCGGTTAAAAATAAATATGAGATGTTGCCAATTTACTCTGATATCGGGGGTAGATTTTCAACGATCACACCAAGTGGATTATTAGTTGCTGGTCTTGTAGGGGCTGATTATAAGCAACTAATCGAAGGGGCTAAAAAAGCCAAAGCTGATCTATTTGCTTCTAGTGAACTAAAGAAGAACTCAGCTTATACTTATGCTGCACTAAGACATTATCTTTACACAGAGATGAAAAAAGATGTTGAGATTGCAATCACTTATGAAGAACAACACGAATACTTAATGTTGCAACACCGCCAACTGTTTGGTGAAAGTGAAGGTAAATCATTAAATTCATTATTCCCAACATACTCTGTGTTTACGACTGATTTACACTCAATGGGTCAACTATATCAAGATGGTAAGAAGATCTTTTTTGAAACAGTGTTCTCATTTGAAAAAGCTAATAAGAACAAACTAAAGTTAAAAAACTCAGAGTTTAATAATGATGACCAACTAGATTATCTAACCAAGAAATCAGTTAACCAACTTAACTATGTTGCATGTGAAGCAACCAAGCAAGCTCACGCTTCTGCTGGTGTTCCCATTATTGAGATCGATGTTAAAGAAAATAGTGCTTATGGCTTTGGTTATCTTTACTTCTGGTTGTGTGTAGCAACTTCAGTATCAGCACTACTATTAGGTCATGATCCTTATAACCAACCAGGGGTTGAGAATTACAAACAAAGAATGTTTAAATTACTATAA
- the rsgA gene encoding ribosome small subunit-dependent GTPase A: MIARILSINANDLFCEVNHELKKLHAPGRWKHQKINLAPNDLLELNDQGEIIKLIERKNYLNRPKVANLDHVVLVFSIKDPQLNLKQLFKFMVYFESQLGFKPLIVFSKLDLDHDQNEFKKIVEALEQINYQVFKLNEPDDFLRLKNLLFNKVTIFCGHSGVGKSTLLKRLDNSLDIWTQAVSAKLKRGKNTTTATKLYKFLDGYLVDSPGFSIYDLNLTKQQLSCGLIEFAQYQTKCKFNDCLHLENSADCYLKKKINSLIYQIYLSVIKSII; the protein is encoded by the coding sequence ATGATTGCAAGAATTTTAAGTATTAATGCTAATGATCTTTTTTGTGAAGTTAATCATGAATTAAAAAAACTTCACGCTCCGGGGAGATGAAAACACCAAAAGATCAATTTAGCACCTAATGATCTATTAGAACTTAATGATCAAGGTGAGATCATTAAGTTAATTGAACGTAAGAATTATTTAAATCGACCTAAGGTGGCCAACCTTGATCATGTTGTTTTAGTTTTTTCGATTAAAGATCCCCAACTAAATTTAAAGCAACTGTTTAAGTTCATGGTTTATTTTGAATCACAATTGGGATTCAAACCACTGATCGTGTTCTCTAAACTAGATTTAGATCACGATCAAAACGAATTTAAAAAGATCGTTGAGGCCTTAGAACAGATAAACTATCAAGTGTTCAAATTAAATGAACCAGATGATTTTTTGCGCTTAAAAAACTTATTATTCAATAAGGTAACAATCTTTTGTGGTCATAGTGGGGTGGGTAAATCTACCTTACTTAAACGGTTAGATAACTCGCTTGATATCTGAACTCAAGCCGTTTCAGCCAAACTAAAACGAGGCAAAAACACGACAACTGCAACAAAACTTTATAAGTTTTTAGACGGTTATCTTGTTGATTCTCCAGGTTTTTCCATCTACGACTTAAACCTAACTAAACAACAACTAAGTTGTGGCTTAATTGAGTTTGCTCAATACCAAACTAAATGTAAATTTAACGACTGTTTACACCTTGAAAATAGTGCTGATTGTTATCTTAAGAAAAAGATTAATTCATTAATCTATCAAATATATTTAAGTGTGATAAAGTCCATAATTTAG
- a CDS encoding serine/threonine protein kinase — protein sequence MANNNQQVNKKKNKSNSEGYLMVNDKLFNRYVILNKLTTGGMNSVIYTAKNITADSTKLNDSKKSTVVIKLVKRSPEDTNDKWAKLQQELITSSRISHPNLIATYETDDKGILIERNNRMIRINDVLVIVMEYVQGTTLRNYIISKGNLSVKEALYYFRRMVEGIQKLHNYSHQIIHRDLKPENLMLSKDYRELKIIDFGISTSISTESVLKVLTNEKALYGTHEYMCPDALQKEPVLDENNKPVINPKTNTPLMRWKAPTVQYDFYAFGVILFEMLTGQKPFNKKIDDKKLERPQDIINLPNKFDVPLMKAMGFDVPNSVENIVFRCMASKKEDRKYRYHSCEEILADLDKVDKDQPLLKPLEKRVLQKDRQFMPTEIAVDKEPIIFKYWTFWTITALVILIVLLTLGLIIFNFSGVVK from the coding sequence ATGGCTAATAACAACCAGCAAGTTAATAAGAAGAAAAATAAATCAAACTCTGAAGGCTATTTAATGGTGAATGACAAACTGTTTAATCGGTATGTCATTTTAAATAAACTAACCACAGGGGGAATGAATTCAGTGATCTATACTGCCAAAAACATTACGGCAGATTCAACCAAACTGAATGATTCCAAAAAAAGCACGGTTGTGATTAAGCTGGTTAAACGATCTCCAGAAGATACCAACGATAAGTGGGCTAAGTTACAACAAGAACTAATTACCTCTTCACGGATTAGTCACCCTAATCTGATTGCCACTTATGAAACTGATGATAAGGGGATTCTGATCGAACGAAATAACAGAATGATCAGAATCAATGATGTTCTTGTAATCGTAATGGAATACGTCCAAGGGACGACATTACGTAACTATATTATTAGTAAAGGTAACCTTTCAGTTAAAGAAGCACTATACTACTTTAGAAGAATGGTTGAAGGGATTCAGAAGTTACATAATTATTCCCACCAGATTATTCACCGGGATCTAAAACCTGAGAATCTGATGTTATCAAAAGATTATCGAGAGTTAAAGATCATTGATTTTGGGATCTCGACTTCGATTAGCACAGAATCAGTATTAAAAGTTTTAACAAATGAAAAAGCCCTATATGGGACACATGAATACATGTGTCCAGATGCATTACAAAAAGAACCAGTTTTAGATGAGAATAATAAACCAGTTATTAATCCCAAGACTAATACCCCATTAATGCGGTGAAAAGCGCCAACGGTGCAATACGATTTTTATGCATTTGGGGTGATCTTATTTGAGATGTTAACTGGGCAAAAACCGTTTAATAAAAAGATCGATGATAAGAAGTTAGAGCGCCCTCAAGATATTATTAATTTACCTAATAAGTTTGACGTGCCGTTGATGAAAGCGATGGGTTTTGATGTACCCAATTCCGTGGAAAATATCGTTTTTCGATGTATGGCATCAAAAAAAGAGGACCGAAAGTATCGTTATCACTCGTGTGAAGAAATATTAGCAGATCTTGATAAAGTTGATAAGGATCAACCTTTATTAAAACCGTTAGAAAAACGGGTTTTGCAAAAAGATCGTCAGTTTATGCCAACTGAGATTGCGGTTGATAAAGAACCAATTATTTTTAAGTACTGAACGTTTTGAACAATTACTGCATTAGTTATTTTGATTGTGCTATTAACTTTAGGTTTAATTATTTTTAATTTTTCAGGCGTCGTTAAGTAA
- a CDS encoding PP2C family serine/threonine-protein phosphatase: MKKIYASSTHVGIVREENQDAVFVGTNQYHNIIALVCDGLGGYKGGAIASTLTRDLIRDNFLSTNFNKLSDEKMEEWFKKVLLKCKKQIAKYIDEYDKQFQKEHDNVSLKQMATTIVLSIIANEKIYTFWVGDSRAYLIAKDKTVNQITNDHNLYNYLKKINASDVTFKANEKELLALTNIVSRDTSKVEFDTSFDFINKGDEYLLLSSDGFYNFVMPEQFHDLLSLTDDMQKVADNLIQNGMNAMSNDNLSVVVVKLTEVING; encoded by the coding sequence ATGAAAAAGATATATGCAAGTTCGACCCATGTAGGGATTGTCCGTGAAGAAAATCAGGATGCTGTTTTTGTTGGCACAAACCAGTATCATAATATCATCGCATTAGTGTGCGATGGTTTGGGTGGTTATAAAGGTGGAGCAATTGCTAGTACTTTAACACGCGATCTGATCCGTGATAACTTTTTATCAACTAATTTTAATAAACTTAGTGATGAAAAGATGGAAGAATGGTTCAAAAAAGTTTTACTTAAATGTAAGAAGCAAATTGCCAAATACATCGATGAATACGATAAACAATTCCAAAAAGAACATGATAACGTTTCATTAAAACAGATGGCAACAACGATCGTATTATCGATCATTGCCAATGAAAAGATCTACACGTTCTGAGTGGGAGACTCACGAGCTTATTTAATTGCTAAAGACAAAACTGTTAACCAAATAACTAACGACCATAATCTTTATAATTACCTAAAAAAGATTAATGCTTCAGATGTTACTTTTAAAGCTAATGAAAAAGAACTATTAGCCTTAACTAACATCGTATCTAGAGATACGTCTAAAGTTGAGTTTGACACCTCATTTGATTTTATTAATAAGGGTGATGAATACCTATTATTATCATCAGATGGGTTTTATAACTTCGTTATGCCTGAACAGTTTCACGACCTATTAAGTCTTACTGATGATATGCAAAAAGTAGCAGACAATCTAATTCAAAACGGAATGAATGCGATGTCTAATGATAACTTAAGTGTTGTGGTGGTCAAACTAACTGAGGTTATTAATGGCTAA
- the gmk gene encoding guanylate kinase, translated as MVVIYIMSNKQGLIILISGPSGVGKGTIVSRLLSDNNLKLNVSISATTRKKRASEVEGVHYFFKTKEEFEQMIANNQLLEYANYVNNYYGTPLSLVKEILDKNENLILEIEYQGVIQVLKKGFRTLSIFVLPPSEDELVARLKKRGTENDEVIKYRLKQAVKEYAHRELYDHTIINDDLEKTIQDIKQLILKYNQ; from the coding sequence ATGGTAGTTATATATATTATGAGTAACAAGCAGGGTTTAATTATCTTAATATCTGGTCCTAGTGGGGTTGGTAAGGGCACGATAGTTAGTAGGCTTTTGTCTGACAACAACTTAAAACTAAACGTTTCAATTTCAGCCACAACAAGAAAAAAGCGAGCATCTGAAGTTGAAGGCGTGCATTATTTTTTCAAAACTAAAGAAGAGTTTGAACAAATGATTGCCAACAACCAATTATTAGAGTATGCTAACTACGTTAATAACTATTATGGAACACCGCTTTCATTAGTTAAAGAGATCCTTGATAAAAACGAAAACCTAATTTTAGAGATTGAATACCAAGGGGTGATTCAAGTCTTAAAAAAAGGTTTTAGAACACTAAGTATCTTTGTGCTTCCCCCTTCTGAAGATGAGTTAGTTGCACGACTAAAAAAGCGGGGAACTGAGAACGACGAAGTAATTAAATACCGCTTAAAACAAGCCGTTAAAGAATATGCCCATAGAGAACTTTATGATCATACGATCATTAATGATGATCTAGAAAAAACGATCCAAGATATTAAACAACTAATTCTTAAGTATAATCAATAA
- the def gene encoding peptide deformylase: MKSKLKPTNDWLVTDDNPKMREVCSEVKFPLSQEVLDIIDKMLAYVDESFDDNAERYDIRPGIGIAANQLGLNQRFFYVHFIDFCQKEHRYLLINPEWIDKSLNKAYLAVGEGCLSVPKDKDGYVIRSETVKLKGFDYLTQKDVEISAHGLLAMCLQHEMDHLEGKFYYDSINMMKPYFKKDEWVSIDQKVCDQCK, from the coding sequence ATGAAAAGTAAATTAAAACCCACTAATGACTGATTAGTAACTGATGATAATCCCAAGATGCGTGAAGTATGTTCTGAGGTAAAATTTCCTTTAAGTCAAGAAGTGTTAGATATCATCGATAAGATGTTAGCTTATGTTGATGAAAGCTTTGATGATAATGCCGAAAGGTATGATATTCGTCCAGGGATTGGGATAGCTGCTAACCAATTAGGTTTAAATCAAAGATTTTTTTACGTTCATTTTATTGATTTCTGTCAAAAAGAACATCGATATTTGCTTATCAATCCTGAATGGATTGATAAGAGTCTTAACAAAGCTTACTTAGCTGTTGGTGAGGGTTGTTTATCAGTTCCCAAAGATAAAGATGGTTATGTAATTCGAAGTGAAACCGTTAAACTTAAAGGGTTCGATTACTTAACACAAAAAGATGTTGAGATCAGTGCCCATGGATTATTAGCCATGTGCTTACAACATGAGATGGATCATTTAGAAGGTAAGTTTTATTATGATTCAATCAACATGATGAAACCATACTTTAAAAAAGATGAGTGAGTTAGTATTGATCAAAAAGTGTGTGATCAATGTAAATAA
- a CDS encoding MFS transporter, whose translation MKLSLKSGLTREQKLEKISKLTDKELFITWIIILFGYFLFVVNWFLIDQVAGNFTYNPNAETSLTWAGWSQSFFFKNPGSITTAATNWTITFFRGIGSFVAGWFIGRLGHKKTVLTMLGLMALSFPFIVVAYPFGGNNALVLSNSQIFYQKQGDLISGGSLTKLTALGYSLFIIFRTLLAVGGTALISYTQPVIAKFSTMKTKTTLSVINSFGFNIGAAFSLGLFTYSMTIKMEAVKSWYVVCAAFILIIFATFILYFIFGKETVLPKEKHTRMEPEVTIMSTLKNKNVIKMCLMYGAWLVAVVWILTGTYSNSVIGTSPYNVGGKLFWVGNTSKIAFVLGLVAGLFVIAPFGKTRYDRSRFLMTQYSLGMFFVVVAFVLGFVGANKNIGLAIGEIIASFLAGIFLWGLQGVFLLIPHEFKGASPSKVGTQFGIIWGVGYMLYTASDILLSVIVESPSFANKSYVDSINPASITAFAVYVIISMVFVLIALVLPKSGRIVNGEWVPLTDKWPFMSYNFYKGDIFK comes from the coding sequence ATGAAACTTAGTTTAAAATCAGGATTGACGCGTGAGCAGAAACTTGAAAAAATTAGCAAACTAACTGATAAAGAACTATTTATTACTTGGATAATTATTTTATTTGGGTATTTCTTGTTCGTTGTTAACTGGTTTTTGATTGACCAAGTTGCTGGTAACTTTACCTACAATCCGAATGCTGAAACGAGCCTTACATGAGCTGGTTGATCTCAGTCGTTCTTCTTCAAGAACCCTGGTTCTATTACTACAGCAGCAACTAACTGAACAATTACTTTCTTCCGTGGTATTGGTTCATTTGTTGCTGGCTGATTCATTGGTAGACTGGGTCATAAGAAAACAGTTTTAACAATGTTGGGGTTAATGGCATTGTCATTCCCGTTCATCGTTGTTGCATATCCATTTGGCGGTAATAACGCACTTGTTTTATCAAATAGTCAAATCTTTTACCAAAAACAAGGTGACCTTATTAGCGGTGGAAGCTTAACTAAATTAACAGCTTTAGGTTACAGCTTATTCATTATCTTTAGAACTTTATTAGCTGTTGGTGGAACTGCTTTAATTAGTTACACACAACCTGTTATTGCAAAATTTTCTACAATGAAAACGAAGACAACACTAAGTGTTATTAACTCATTTGGATTTAACATTGGTGCAGCTTTCTCATTAGGTCTATTTACATATAGTATGACTATTAAAATGGAAGCCGTTAAGAGTTGATACGTTGTTTGTGCTGCTTTCATACTAATTATTTTTGCAACATTCATCTTATACTTCATTTTTGGTAAAGAAACAGTTCTACCAAAAGAAAAACATACAAGAATGGAGCCTGAGGTCACAATCATGTCCACGCTCAAGAACAAAAACGTGATAAAGATGTGTCTAATGTACGGGGCATGATTAGTAGCTGTAGTTTGAATCTTAACTGGTACATATTCTAATTCTGTAATTGGTACATCTCCATATAATGTAGGCGGAAAATTATTTTGAGTAGGAAATACGTCTAAGATTGCATTCGTATTAGGCCTAGTAGCTGGTCTATTTGTGATAGCTCCTTTTGGTAAGACAAGATATGATCGAAGTCGATTCTTAATGACGCAATACTCATTAGGTATGTTCTTTGTTGTTGTTGCCTTCGTATTAGGTTTTGTTGGTGCCAACAAAAATATAGGTTTAGCAATCGGTGAAATCATTGCTTCATTCTTAGCTGGAATATTCTTATGAGGTCTACAAGGTGTGTTCTTATTAATTCCTCACGAATTCAAAGGAGCTTCACCTTCTAAAGTTGGTACACAATTCGGTATTATCTGAGGTGTAGGTTACATGCTATATACAGCATCAGACATCCTATTATCTGTAATTGTTGAGTCACCTTCATTTGCAAACAAGAGCTATGTTGATTCAATAAACCCAGCTAGCATCACTGCATTTGCAGTTTATGTAATAATCTCAATGGTATTTGTATTAATCGCTTTAGTACTACCTAAATCAGGACGTATTGTAAACGGTGAATGAGTTCCTTTAACTGATAAATGACCATTCATGTCATACAACTTCTACAAAGGTGATATCTTTAAATAA